In Papaver somniferum cultivar HN1 chromosome 1, ASM357369v1, whole genome shotgun sequence, a genomic segment contains:
- the LOC113303955 gene encoding xyloglucan endotransglucosylase/hydrolase protein 9-like codes for MTGHGFVKILILSLVLSTVFVTLVKSAKFDELFEPSWSLDHVVYEGEQLKLKLDHSSGAGFGSKSKYLFGKTTVQIKLVEGDSAGTVTAFYMSSDGPKHNEFDFEFLGNATGEPYLVQTNIYINGIGNREERQSLWFDPSKEFHSYSILWNQHQVVFLVDETPIRVYSNKEKRGGPFPKDQPMGVYSSIWNADDWATQGGRVKTDWTHAPFVSSYKGFEIDGCECSITTTADQNQKKCSSATGSGSSSTSSGVTTQKAKYWWDEPIMSELNMHQHHQLLWVRANHQIYDYCTDKTRFPVTPLECEHRP; via the exons ATGACGGGGCATGGGTTTGTTAAGATTTTGATACTGAGTTTGGTATTGAGTACTGTTTTCGTTACTCTAGTGAAATCTGCAAAGTTTGATGAGTTGTTTGAACCAAGTTGGTCTTTAGATCATGTTGTTTACGAAGGAGAACAGCTTAAACTTAAGCTTGATCATTCATCAG GTGCTGGATTTGGGTCGAAAAGCAAATATCTGTTTGGAAAAACAACAGTACAGATTAAACTAGTGGAGGGAGATTCTGCTGGAACTGTTACTGCATTCTAT ATGTCATCAGACGGTCCAAAACACAATGAGTTTGATTTTGAGTTCTTAGGAAACGCAACTGGTGAACCTTACTTAGTTCAGACCAACATTTACATTAATGGAATTGGAAACAGAGAAGAAAGACAGAGTCTTTGGTTTGATCCTAGtaaagaatttcattcttactCCATCCTCTGGAATCAACATCAAGTCGT TTTTCTAGTGGATGAAACACCGATACGCGTATACTCGAACAAGGAGAAAAGAGGGGGACCATTCCCAAAAGATCAACCCATGGGTGTATATAGTTCAATATGGAATGCAGATGATTGGGCAACACAAGGTGGACGGGTAAAAACCGATTGGACCCACGCTCCATTTGTTTCCTCGTACAAGGGTTTTGAAATCGACGGCTGTGAATGCTCCATCACAACTACCGCTGATCAAAATCAGAAGAAATGTAGTAGTGCTACTGGTTCTGGTTCTAGTTCTACTTCAAGTGGAGTAACTACTCAGAAGGCTAAATATTGGTGGGACGAACCCATTATGTCTGAGCTAAACatgcatcaacatcatcaattaTTGTGGGTTCGAGCTAACCATCAAATTTATGATTACTGTACTGATAAGACTAGATTTCCAGTCACGCCTCTTGAATGTGAGCATCGTCCGTGA
- the LOC113303945 gene encoding uncharacterized protein LOC113303945: MGGGGVIRAATKVAGLGVNRGFRGALQEKSATTTVAATKKFSKPNSESISTEKTQESNSVITCLSSENCNIKSACAIESLSWRIDDWEFTDGEEEVLLSESSPMPRVIFGGVPTLEEAEEATSELKEALDLEMNSSIISKQHELELADTKACVTSDTEVGFCSESKPVFQAFALLKESPEAQSVVASLASDKNLWDAVLRNEKVMQFIKSRQTINECHDDQTSSKNFKGDEDDTKHSQASENAFMSSIQNLKFAVMDMMNNVSHFFQDLFGGLLGPDNDVSLDGNGNASAASNMDKVIGASFMGLAVMVIMVVVLKRG; encoded by the exons ATGGGAGGAGGTGGAGTTATCAGAGCTGCAACAAAAGTTGCAGGCTTAGGCGTTAATAGAGGTTTCCGTGGAGCTTTGCAAGAAAAATCAGCGACAACAACAGTAGCCGCAACGAAAAAATTCTCGAAACCCAACTCTGAGTCGATCTCCACTGAAAAAACCCAAGAAAGTAACTCTGTTATCACTTGTTTATCATCGGAAAATTGTAATATTAAATCTGCATGCGCAATCGAGTCACTATCTTGGAGGATTGATGATTGGGAATTCACCGATGGAGAAGAAGAGGTTTTGCTATCGGAATCCTCTCCCATGCCTAGAGTTATCTTTGGAGGTGTTCCTACTCTTGAAGAAGCTGAAGAAGCTACTTCTGAACTTAAAGAGGCATTAGACTTGGAGAT GAATTCGTCCATTATCAGTAAACAGCATGAGTTAGAATTGGCAGACACCAAGGCTTGTGTTACCAGTGATACTGAGGTGGGCTTTTGTTCGGAGTCGAAACCTGTTTTTCAGGCATTCGCATTGCTAAAAGAAAGTCCCGAGGCTCAG AGTGTTGTTGCTTCGCTGGCCTCGGACAAAAATTTGTGGGATGCGGTGCTGCGAAATGAGAAGGTGATGCAGTTCATCAAATCGCGACAGACTA TTAACGAATGCCATGACGATCAGACATCCTCCAAGAACTTTAAGGGCGATGAAGACGATACAAAGCATTCACAAGCCTCTGAAAATGCGTTTATGTCATCCATACAGAACCTAAAGTTTGCAGTGATGGACATGATGAATAATGTGTCCCATTTCTTTCAAGACTTATTTGGAGGTCTGCTGGGGCCAGATAACGATGTCTCATTAGATGGCAATGGAAATGCCAGTGCTGCAAGCAACATGGACAAAGTCATTGGGGCCTCTTTCATGGGTCTGGCTGTTATGGTGATTATGGTAGTTGTGCTTAAGCGTGGATAA